The DNA sequence ACAGAGGCTAATAAATAAGCATGTAATGCGGCAGTAGGAACTGACCCTACTTCAATAGTTTTAAATTCCATGGCAATAAAAAAGCCCACAAAGCTAAGGCTCTGTGGGCTTTAATTGGAAGAAGAATCGATTATTTTACGATGCTCATTTTTTTAACCATTACATGGCCATCAGCACGTAGCATGTAAAGGTAGTTTCCTGAAACTAGGTTAGAAACATTCAATTCGAAGTTGTGAGAACCTGCAGCAAGGTTTTCCATAGCTTGAGTTGAAAGTGTTTTTCCGCTCATATCCATTACGGTTAAGCTAACGTTTTTGGCAGCATTTTGAAGTTCGATGCTGATAGTAGCTTTGTCAACAGCAGGGTTAGGGTAAGTTTGAGTCATTCTCAAACCATCCAAGAAACCTGGTTTTGCAATGGCTGTTGGAGCGTCAGAAACGATTGGGAAAAGAGCAAGGTCTTTTTCAGTGTAAGATTGGAAGATAGCACCACCATAAACCCAAGCGGTAAGAAGTGGGTTGCCACCTACCAAACCTTGTTGGATTTTGATAAGGTTGTTACCTAAACCGTTTGAAGTTTGATCGGCTGGGAAAGCGATAGAATCACCGTTGGTAGCGAAAGTTTGGAAATCAGCAACGATAGCGAAATCGTTTTCTACATAAGGATCCGTATCGAAACTTACGATTTGTGGGATAGTGGTATCAATTTCAAGGTAAGGGATATCTACACTGCCAAGCAAGGTATTTGGACCTGTAGTATCAGCTGCTGTAGAAGAAGAAGAGTAAAGAGCTTTGTTATCAGCAAGACTATAGGCACTAATTACCAATTTAGAAGTGGAAGTAGCACCGTTAGCTGAATATTTAAAAGGAACAATCATCATTACACCATTGATATAGTATGGTGCATTGAATGCAGGGTAAATGCGACAAACACCCACGTTATCCTGGTAAAAATTTTGTCCTTGTACAACACCTTCAGTGTGGGAAGAACCAAAAACATATCCGCCTCCGATTACGCCGTTCAAGCCAACTTCATTGGCATTAAAAGCATCTACAAAATCAGACAAACCTAAAGTATCTTCACCAGAAGCGATGGATTTAGGTTGACCAATAATAGGATTGCTTAGGTAAGTAGTATTACCCATGTTGTTCATCAAGGGTTTAACGCCATCTTGAGCAAAGGTGGAACCACCGGCTACTAAGGCTAAAACCAAAGTGTAAATTTTTTTCATTTAGTTAGGATTGTTGAGTTAATTAAGGGCAAATGTATTGGAATCAATTATAATCTCCAATTTTTTATATCGTTAAGGCAAAAAAAAGACATAAAAAAGTATTGGATTGGGAGAAAAAATGGGGGGGAGCTTGTTATTTTAGGTATTATCATGAATTTTCATCAAAAATAAACATCCGAAATCCCAATATTTTATAGGTTTGCACCCAAATAATTATCAAATGAATTTCCCGGAAGAATTAAAGTATACCAAAGACCATGAATGGGTGCGTTTGGAAGGTGATTTTGCTTATGTTGGAATTACCGACTTCGCACAAAGTGAATTGGGCGACATTGTTTACGTTGATATTAATACCGTAGGCGACCAGGTTGAGGCCGGTGCTGTGTTTGGAACCGTAGAAGCAGTAAAAACTGTTTCTGATTTATTTATGCCTGTTTCAGCTCAAGTTTTGGAAGTTAATCCTTTGTTGGATGCCAAACCTGAATTGGTTAATTCAGATCCTTACGGAGATGGATGGATGATTCGTATTGATGTGAAAGGTGGAATCAACGGAAACGATTTACTTTCTGCCGGTGAATACAAAGCCTTAATTGGACACTAATTCTTCTAAACCAACTTCATCCAAAAAGTCCTTCTGGTTCCACAGCAAATGGGGAATCGGATGGACTTTTTTTGTTTTAGTACTTTGCAGCTTCCCCGGAAAGGCTTTACCTTCGAGTCATTGGTTTGACCTGATAAGTTTGGACAAACTAATACATGCAAGCATTTTTTGGATATTAGCAGTCCTTTGGATAAATGCCTTAAAAAACCAAACCAATATTAGGCTAAGTTCAATTCAAGTTCTGGCATTTTCTGTTTTGTTTTCCATACTTTACGGGGGATTAATGGAGATTATGCAGGCCACTGTTTTTTCTGATCGTAGTTGCGAATGGAATGATTTCATTGCGAACAGTATTGGGGCCTTGTTCGCCGGTTATTACCACCAACCTAAAATTGGATATCGTCTGGGTATTTTGAAATAATTTTCAAGTTGGATTGTATAGCATAAAATTTCTTTAATTTGGTTTCATGAAACAGCAGGAACTCCTTAAACAATTATCAGAAAAACACTTGGACTTTCATAGTTTAGTCTCCAATTTAAAACAACAGGAGTTTGAGTTTCAGGTTGGTGAAAAATGGTCTGCAGCCCAACAGTTCGATCACATCATTAAGTCAGTCGATGCCTTGTTGTTGGTCTTCAAACTACCTCGGTTTGTTCCTAAATTATTGTTTGGGAAGGCGAATCGACCATCCAGAACCTATGAACAGGTAGTGGAGAAATACCACAAAGCCTTGGAATCGGGAGGAAAAGCCGGGAAAGCCTTTACTCCGCCAGTTATCCCTTTTTCGCGTCAGTCAGAGTTGCTTTCGAAATACAAAAAAGTAGTTGATTCCCTTTGCTCCGGAGTTTCAAAAATGAACGAAACCGAATTGGATAACCTCGTTATTCCTCATCCTTTGCTAGGTAAAATGACCATGCGTGAAATGTTGTATTTTACCCTGTACCATGTTCAGCACCATCACCAGGGTGTGGCAAATCAATTGCAGAAGTAATTTTCTTTACAAATCGGTTTTCACAACGCTTACTTGGTTTAATTAAGTTCTGCCTGAAAACTAAATCCTTTCGAACCGATTAAATTTTTTAATATTTAGTATGCGGGCCCCCTCCGCCTAACAACTCTTTTGCTAAACCTAATGTAAACTGCATGGGCGTTCGGGTCACGCTATCGGCTGTAGTCCTCGTCCCCCTAGGCTAAAGCCGTAGGGGTCCTGTGGGCTACTTGCCTCTATCGTTGCCCGAGCTGCAACCTCAACCTTTAATCGCTATCCCAACCTGGCTTGGTATCTATAAGGCAACTGCAAGAGGTCACCTTCCCAAACCTCTGCTTAAACCAAAAGTCTTCAGTAAAATTCAATTACGGCTTCCAACTACTTCAAATTCAAGTATTTCAGAACAATCTTTGACTTCAAAGCAGATCACTATTTCTTCACCCAAAAACTAACCTTGAACCACTTTCTTTATTCTATTTGAAAGCCTCATCACTATTTCTAGTGCAGAATGTGGATTAAATCACGGTAATTTCCAACATAGTCCTAAAACTAGAATGGAAATTACAGCGATAAATGCCGAATTCCTACTACCACTTTGCTTGGTATTTTCTTCCGGCTAAACTCGTACTTGCCTTGATGAGTGGTAAGGTTTAGTTTTTGATTTCCATTTTTTCTACCCATTTCTCACCTGTTTTGGAGTCCTGAATAGAAATAAAGTACAAACCTGAACCTGCATTGGCTAAACTAAGATCCAGCTTTTCACCTTCCATTTTGTTCTCAAATATCAATTTACCCATGATATCGAAAATAGAGATTGAATAAGAGGAGCGATGGTTCATAAAAATGGAGAAGTCGCCGCTTGTCGGATTGGGGTAAACCAAGGCATTTAATTCTGTTTGATGGTTGGTATAGCTTTCTTCCATTCCCACATACTGCTGATTATAAACCGGTAAAGAGATATGAGTTGGATGTTCAGAAGAGAATGCCAGGCGTTGAACAGCAACCCTTGGGGCATACTCTACTCCATTGAACGTATAGGTTTGACCATCGCCAGGTTTGCGGCGGAAAAACTCACCGGCTTGAATTGGAATATTGGGGTTTACCTGAAAGCGATCAAAGTTAGAACTACTAATTAACACTTTCATCCGGTGACCTTTACCCCAGGTGTAGGCAATAGGAAACATTTTGAAGCGGTACTCATAGATTTTACCGGTTTCGATATTGGTAAAAGGAGTTTTATCGTTCGGATAAGGAAATTCCAAATCCATTTCAGGATGATCCAATAGGTTTCTGGCATAATCCCTTGCACGGGCGTTAACAGCACCTTCTACCACAAACAATTCCCTTCCATCGGGGTAAACATCTAAAATTCGAACAAAGAAATCAGTGTCAGTAGAATCGCCTTCAGCGGCACCTCCCGGATTAGACTTGGCGTAAATAGTGGCATTAGGAAAGCCAATTACACAAAGAGAATCTTGAATTGGAGCAGAGGTATAACCGATAATTCCGGGGCGACTTAGGCAGGCTGCCCTGTTCTCGTCCGAATTAAAATCCATTTGCCCTTGACTATCGCGGTTTCCATCCGGCGTGCGTTCAATCATATTTCCGCCACCACAAGTTCTCAATGGATCGTCCGGGTCATGAACATAGATATTGTACTCATCCTCTATGTTGGTTGGAGTTTGAGGAGCCGACGGTAGGTCAAGTTCACCATTTGGATGCATAAAAACATCTTTGAATTCAACATAAGGCTCTTGTAAAGGGAAGGTATCGGAGGCAAACCAGTAATTTCCAACATGGGCATTTTCAGCCACTCCGTCTCCATTTGGTCCGGGCACATAAAAACGCACATTGGGCACATCGTAATCGTTGGAAAAATTTCGGTAAGGGATAGACACAATACTATCTGTTCCCAAAGCAGGAACCAGTGGTGTTCCGCTTGGTGTATAGTCGTAATAAATTACTGAATCATTAATATTCAGAATAGGAGCATTGACAATGATTTTAACGCTATCAATTCCCTGACTTCCATTTAACACCCCAAGTAATTCATTAAAAGTTAATTTAATATCTTCGGCAGGAACAGTAATAGTACCTAGAGGAAGTCCACCCACTACTACCGGTTGCGGAGTAAGATTTTTGGGGATAACACAAGTGGGCTCTCCCAGGTAGGCGCCATCCTGGTAATTCAGGTTGTATCGGAACCAGGCAATAATTTCAGATCGCAAAGCTTTACCCAAAGGGATATTATCCAGGTTAAACTCATCGAAATTGATACCAATCAGGTCGATGATATTTTCGGGGTAAGTCATGTCTCCTGTGGTACGTTGTCCAATGGTTTGGTGTGCCCAAGGTCCAATAACCAGCTTTTGCAATTTGTAATTTTGTTTCGATTTATCCAGGTTTTTACGCATAAAAGCCCAGGTTTCAATTTGCCCATCAATGAAAATATCCCACCAACCGGTGAGGTGGTATGCCGGCACTTCCATATTGGAATAGCGAGACTTGGTGCCATTTAAAGCACCTTCGCCATTGTTGTCAACCATGGCCCGACTAATATCCATATCGGAGCGACCAATGGAACTTGGGTAATATCCGGCATAGCTTTTATGTCCGGCTGCATCTTCGTATTGAATTTCAACAAAATGGTCAATGGCTTTATTGGCTGCTACAAATTTGTTAGGCAGATTGTAATCGAAAGAGGAATGAATATTGTTTTGCACAGCATGGAAATAACCATTGGTTGAGGCATCTGCCTCATCTTCCGGAATTCGGTCATCATCTGTACCTGTAAAGATTTGACCTTTGAGCCAACCAGTAACCAGACGGTCGCGAAAAACACCGTTATGGTATCCGGTTGATTTATAGAATTCACCTGGTGCAACAATTGGAGTTAGACATTTCAATCCGGGGCGAGTATCATCAATAGGATGTGCTGCTGCAGCCTGGTATTGATTATAACCCAAGGCCGATGCGCCAAACATACCTATACGTCCATTCACCAAAAAATCATTAAAGTCGGGAACCCCATCGTAATTTAAATCAAAATCCCAACGGAGTGAATCAGTTATGTATTTAATGGAGTTGTATCCGTCTTCATGTTTATTTCCATTGCTTGGGCTGCTGGGGGGCATTACATCCAAATTGTGTTGGAAGGTATGGTAAGGGTTTTTGTTCCAACTGTCGCTCATCAAAGGCAGGTATACCCCTTCACTGGTATAGCGACCTCTCATATCCTGAACAGCATAGGCGTAACCTAACAATGCCACAAGTGAGCCTTCTGCATTTCTACCATCGCCTTTGTTATATGGTGTTCTGGAAAAAACCATCGGCAATTGAAATGGATTGGGGTTGGGTTGGTGGTTAACAGAATCGTACCGAATAAGCTGGGTTCCCCGTTTAATCAACATCACATCAAATGACATCCCGTTGAAATCGACCGGAACAGTTAAGCAATCCCTGGTCACCGGCAAGTAAATGTCGGTCATTAGTTTAACCCCATCCGGCATGGAAAACGGAACAGTATAGGAGGTAGATAGTTCACTAAAGTCGTCTATTTTCCCATTTAGACTGGTTTGGGCAACGACAATAGAGAAAAATCCCAAGAAAATACTTGATAGTAGAATTTTTTTCATGGATGGGGATTCAGGTTATGAAAGGCAATGATAAGAAACTATTGAAATAAAACAAGCTATTCTTTTGATCTGGCAGAAAATACAAAGAAATTGTTTCAATTTTTGACTTCACCTTCCTATACAGAATAAAAAATAGTACAATTGTATCCTGTTATCTTATCTACCATGCTATTAAATCGTATACTACCCCTTGTTCTGCTTTTTATTCTGCAACTTGGATTTGCCCAAGGGCAGAATTTCCCTGTCGGGCATCGCACTATAACATATAACGACCCTTCCCGAACCGGGGGCACAGGAAGTGGTGGTGGCCCGGGCCGACAAATTCAAACCGAGTTGTATTATCCGGGTGCAAGTGCCGGAAACAATGTTGCCGTTGCTTTTGGCTCCTTTCCGGTGGTTGTATTTGGGCATGGATTTCAAATGAGTTACGATGTTTATTCACCCATTTATGACAGTTTGGCTGCCAGGGGTTATATTGTTTGCATGGCCACAACAGAGGGCGGTTTACTTCCAACTCATACCGAATTTGCAAAAGATTTAGCAATAATCCTGGATAAAACACTTGCTTTTAATACGGATGTAAATTCACCATTCTACGGTCGGGTTAATGGGAAAGGTGCCATTGGCGGACATAGCATGGGAGGCGGTTGTAGCTTTTTGAGTGCACAATATACCAACAATGAAACGGCCATTTTTAATTTTGCTGCAGCCGAAACTAACCCTTCTGCCATCGCTCAGTGTTCAACTACTGTTAGTGCTCCTTTACTGGTTATTGCCGGAAGTTACGATGTGGTGGCACCTCCTGCCGACAACCAGGATCCTATGTATGCAGCCGCCCTTTCGGCATGCAAAACCTATTTCAACATTACCGGAGGTTACCATTGCCAGTTTTCCAACATTTCAACCCAGTGTCAGTTTGGTGAAGGAACTCTTTTTCCTCCATCCGGAGGACCATCACGCAATACTCAATTGCAATTAACACGTGCGGTTTTAATACCCTTTCTAGATTTTTGGCTGAAAGGGGTTTGTGCCCAATGGACTAACTTAATGACCATTTACAATAGCTCTTCTGCATACACTGTTCAACAAACCTGCAATGTTGATTTTCCTTCTACCGCCACCATTACCCCATCCGGACCTTTAGTGCTATGTCCGGGAAATTCAGCCAACTTATCGGTGAATGCAGGCAATTACCAAGCTGCCTGGAGCAACGGTCAAACCAACTCTACCATTTCAGTAAATTCGGCCGGCAATTATTCGGTTACGCTTACCGGCAGCAACAATTGTTCTGCTACATCAGCACCTGTTTCAGTAAGTATTAGCCAACCCAATGCCACCATTACTCCTTCCGGGCCAACCACCTTTTGTGAAGGAGATTCCATTATTTTATCCGCTCCGGCTAATGCCTCCTATGCCTGGAACAATGGCAGCACCACACAGGCAATTACCGTAGCACAAAGTGGTAACTACTCGGTTCTGGTAACAAATGCCAATAATTGTCAGGCTAATTCCCAAAACATTAGTGTAACAGTTTTAGATAGCTTAAGTCCAAGTATCTCCAATCCGGAAAACTTTACCATTTGTGGAAGTTCCCCTATTCGTTTATTTCTTCCTGATTCGTCTACTTATTCTTCAATAGCATGGTCAACCATTCAAACAGGTGGATCCATTTCTGTAAGTAATCCCGGAACTTACTGCGCCCAAGTAAATAACAACCAAGGTTGCGGGGGTAGTGTTTGTGTTCAAGTAGTACAAGAAAGTTTACCAAGTTCTTCGTTCCTTGTTTCGGCAGATACTATTATTCAGGTTGGACAAACTGTAAATTTTTCAGTTGAGTTTCCGGATCCCAATACCAGCTATACCTGGGATTTTGGTGATGGAACTATAGGAATTAATAGTTTGGAACAGCACAGCTATTCGGCTGTTGGAAGTTATGTATATTGTTTAACTGCAACTTCGGCTAATGGTAATTGCAATTCTACCACTTGCGATACCCTGGCAGTGGATCAAACCATCGGAATTCCTGTTTCAGATTTGCGCTCCTTAACTTTATTTCCTAATCCTTTGGAGCAAGGGGAAGAGCTTTCTGTAAAAACCACCAGAGCAGCAGAAATGCGAATTCTGGATAGTTCAGGAAGGGAAAATTTAAGCTTTAGTTTAAATCCCGGTGAAAACAGAATTGAACTTTCTTACCTAAGTCGGGGTTTGTACCTAATATCCTTTTTGGATCAACACTATAAATTACTTATTCGATAAGGCTTCAAACCAATTCTTTTGTTGAATTCCAATTTGATTCAGTTACCTTCATTGCTTTTCCGATTTTGGGTAAAAAGAAAAAGCCCCTAACCTTGCGGTCAGAGGCCTGCATCCTTAGGTCGAAGGAAACTAGTTGAAGGTCACAGTTTTAGTATTAACGGTTTCTTTAACAAAATACACTTTACGTCCACCGAAAGTTTCGGAAGTATAGTTGTAAGCAGCAACCTGAATGATTCCACTTCCTGTACCGATGGTATTCATTTCAGCTTGAGTAAATGGAACAGACCCGGATGCGCTACCTGCAACAGTTTTTTGCAAAGTAACATTACCAGAACCGCCGGCAATAGTAAATAGTACAGAATCGGCACTGTAAATTGGAGAAACCAAGTTAAAGCTGAATGCGGAGCTGTGGCTAACAGTTGATCCACTTAAATCAATTTGTGGGCTAGCAGGCCAGTTGGTATTATCCACTTTGTTAAATGCAGTAACGTTTGCAGCACCGGTTACATCCCAGGTAACATCTGAATTGCCAAAATCAATACCGGTGATATTGGTTTGACTAATTTCATTGGTATAGGCATTGTTATCGAATTTTTTTAGAGCGGTGTTGTTGCATTTAACTGTTCCTCCATCAATGTAAGTTCCTTGTTCTTCCCAAAACCCGGCAACACCAAGTCCTAAAATAATTTCTTGCTGACCAATAATTGGAACAGTTTGATAGGTAACAGTTTTTACTGCGGCGCATACACCACCGGCATCAGATGGTTGAGGTGTTGCCGGACTATTGGCGCTGGGCAGATTAGAAGTGTTGTTATCCGTAGTCTCGTCTTTTTTGCAAGAACTTACTAAAATAGTGCCTGATAAAGCTAAATAGAAAAGAGTGTTGCTATAGTTCATGTTGAAGGTGATTTGATTATGGAGGCAAAGGAAATACGTACTAAGCCTATGACAATCCCCATAAGAGGACAATTCTTACCAAAACCTTTATAAACTATTGACTATAAACTATTTAACCCAAAAACCCTATTTAGGTTTTAACCTGCAACGGCGACCACTTCTTCCACTTGGGGTACCATGCGTTTAAGCAAGGTTTCAATTCCTGCTTTAAGCGTAATGGTTGAGGATGGGCAACCACTGCATGCGCCCTGTAAAACCACATTTACACGACCATTTTCGAAGGATTGAAATACAATATTTCCTCCATCGCCTTCTACAGCGGGTCTTACATATTCGTCAAGAATAGCCACAATTTGCTGCTCCAATTCTGTTTCCGGAATTTTTTGAGCAATTTCTTGCTGTAATGCTTGCTTTTGTTTTTGTTGTTCGGTGTAATCTATGTCTTCGTTTAGGACTTTGCCTCCGGAAGCCACATAATTTCGCAAGAAATCACGTAGTTCAAGCATTACTTCTTCCCAATCTACAAAAGCACCTTTGCTTACCGTGATATAATTGGCAGCAATAAATACACCGGTTACAAAAGGAAATTCAAATAACTGAATCGCCAATGGAGAAGCTTGAGCCTCTTTAAATGAAGTAAATTCAACAGGTCCAACGGTATTGATATACAAGTTGAACACAAATTTCATGGAATTGGGGTTAGGGGTACTTTCCGCGTACACACTAACCGGTAGTTGTTTTGACATAATGGTGCTACAAAACTACTCCTTAATTATTTTATATCGTGCTGAATTTTCACCCGAATGTAAACTTAGGTAATAAATGCCCGAACGAAGTTCCGGCAGGCTTAAACTTAAGCAGGTATTTGGTTTGGATTCAGTTCTATACACTTCTTGCCCCAAGGTGTTGGTTAATACTACTTGGACATCCTTGGCCGGGGAAGAAGAGAATTGAACAGTTAAGGAATTGGAAAATGGATTAGGGAAAATGATTACTTGGGTATCGTTCCAAAGTGGGTTTTCAACTCCCACATGGGATTGAACAACCACCAAGGTTTGATTTACAGTAGTGGAACAATTGTAATTATAAGAAGTGAGGGTAATGGTATAAGTACCAGGAGAAGCATAAGCATAGACTAAGGTGTCTTCGTAGGAGAAATTACCATCGCCCAAATTCCATTGGAATGACTCGGCATTGACACCACTTGCCATCAAAACAACGGTTCCCAGATCGGAAAGATAAACCGTATCGGTGCTTGATTCAATAGCGGCAGTTAAGCCTAAAGCGGTGCAATTCCACAGCACATTAACCACCGAAGTAGCTGTATCGCTGCAAATTCCATTACTTGAAATCAAAAAAACCGGGAACTCTCCACCTTCTGTAAAGGTATGGGGTGCGGTGGAGGTTGTTACCAAGGGAGTTCCATCGCCGAAGCTCCAGATCCAACTGGTGGCTCCGGGAACTGTGGCATCCTGGAAAGAAGCCGGCACTCCGGCAGAGATAGTTGTTGGCCCATTGATACCGGTAGTGATGCTGGGAGTTAAGGTCAAAATCATAGCATCGCTTGCTTGGCAACCATATGGGTCGGTAATAGTAACTCCGTACTGGCCTTGAGTAGTAGTAAGCAAGGTTTGTGTATTACCACCTGTTGGATTTCCATTTAACGTCCAGGCATAAGAAGAACCAATGTTTTGGGCATTTAATACAGGCATTCCTTCATTGGAACAAATGGTAACATCAAAGCCTAAATTCACTCTTGGATCGCTGATGGCAACCTGAATATTATCTGAACCCTGACAACCGGATGGAGCAGTAACCGTTACGGCATAGTTTCCCGGAATGGTAGATTGTAAGGTTTGGCTATTGGTGCCGATAGCGTTCCCATCTAAAGTCCAACTGTAACTACCGCCAAAGTAATTGGCATCTAACAAAGGAAAGGGAGCATTGAGGCAGATGGTAGTATCTTCCAATCCCAGAGGTAAGGTTGTAAACACATCAAACTGAATGGTATCGCTACCTACGCAACCATTACCATAGTCAATTGTTACGGTATATTCACCGGGCCCACCGGCTCTTACTATATTGGTATCTGCGCCAAATGCGCCACCGTTGGAGGTCCATTCATAACTTGCTCCGGCATAACCATTGGCATGAAAATAAGGCAATGGTTCGAGGTAACAGATAGCGGTATCTTTTCCCAACATTGGTTGCACGGAAGATAAAACCCGAATGGTATCTACTACTCTGGAAATTCCGCAGCAGGTAGTAATTTCGAGGGTAACCGGATAAAGTCCGGGGGTATCGTAAGTTACATCGCCCGGAGCAGCTGCGATGGAGTTGGGTAAGGAGCTTCCCGGAATGGTCCAGTTGTAGGAATCAGCAGCCGCAGCAGTACTTAAGTTGGTACTTTGCCCAACACAAATGGTTTTGCGACTAGCTTGAATAACAGGTTTGTTAAAGTTAGTTTCGAGATTAATAAAATTGGCATAGAAATAAGGAACCCCGTCAACCACCAAAGTAATATTGCGGTAACCCAAGGGATTGGTATATTCTACGGTTACGTTATTTCCATTGATAGTTTGAGGCACTGCTCCGTATCCGAATAACCAGGCAATTTGACCGCTGGCATTGGTTGTTGCAGTTACCGAAGAGTTGGTACATCCAAAATACTCCACATTTATTTGAGGGGCAAATGGATTATAGCTGTAAGGGCGCATAACCGGCATTCCACCGGGCATTTCATACAATCCTGCACTCATACCATCAGAACCTTTTCCACCTTGCCCACCTTGTCCACCTCGCCCACCTTGTCCACCTTGTCCACCTTCACCGTTATTACAACTGTGGTTAGGTCCATTGTCTCCGATTACTCCACCTAAACCGCCTTGTCCACCCTGACCGCCTTGGCCGCCGGGGCCACCGGCACCACCTTG is a window from the Bacteroidia bacterium genome containing:
- a CDS encoding VanZ family protein codes for the protein MDKLIHASIFWILAVLWINALKNQTNIRLSSIQVLAFSVLFSILYGGLMEIMQATVFSDRSCEWNDFIANSIGALFAGYYHQPKIGYRLGILK
- a CDS encoding CocE/NonD family hydrolase produces the protein MKKILLSSIFLGFFSIVVAQTSLNGKIDDFSELSTSYTVPFSMPDGVKLMTDIYLPVTRDCLTVPVDFNGMSFDVMLIKRGTQLIRYDSVNHQPNPNPFQLPMVFSRTPYNKGDGRNAEGSLVALLGYAYAVQDMRGRYTSEGVYLPLMSDSWNKNPYHTFQHNLDVMPPSSPSNGNKHEDGYNSIKYITDSLRWDFDLNYDGVPDFNDFLVNGRIGMFGASALGYNQYQAAAAHPIDDTRPGLKCLTPIVAPGEFYKSTGYHNGVFRDRLVTGWLKGQIFTGTDDDRIPEDEADASTNGYFHAVQNNIHSSFDYNLPNKFVAANKAIDHFVEIQYEDAAGHKSYAGYYPSSIGRSDMDISRAMVDNNGEGALNGTKSRYSNMEVPAYHLTGWWDIFIDGQIETWAFMRKNLDKSKQNYKLQKLVIGPWAHQTIGQRTTGDMTYPENIIDLIGINFDEFNLDNIPLGKALRSEIIAWFRYNLNYQDGAYLGEPTCVIPKNLTPQPVVVGGLPLGTITVPAEDIKLTFNELLGVLNGSQGIDSVKIIVNAPILNINDSVIYYDYTPSGTPLVPALGTDSIVSIPYRNFSNDYDVPNVRFYVPGPNGDGVAENAHVGNYWFASDTFPLQEPYVEFKDVFMHPNGELDLPSAPQTPTNIEDEYNIYVHDPDDPLRTCGGGNMIERTPDGNRDSQGQMDFNSDENRAACLSRPGIIGYTSAPIQDSLCVIGFPNATIYAKSNPGGAAEGDSTDTDFFVRILDVYPDGRELFVVEGAVNARARDYARNLLDHPEMDLEFPYPNDKTPFTNIETGKIYEYRFKMFPIAYTWGKGHRMKVLISSSNFDRFQVNPNIPIQAGEFFRRKPGDGQTYTFNGVEYAPRVAVQRLAFSSEHPTHISLPVYNQQYVGMEESYTNHQTELNALVYPNPTSGDFSIFMNHRSSYSISIFDIMGKLIFENKMEGEKLDLSLANAGSGLYFISIQDSKTGEKWVEKMEIKN
- a CDS encoding NifU family protein, producing the protein MSKQLPVSVYAESTPNPNSMKFVFNLYINTVGPVEFTSFKEAQASPLAIQLFEFPFVTGVFIAANYITVSKGAFVDWEEVMLELRDFLRNYVASGGKVLNEDIDYTEQQKQKQALQQEIAQKIPETELEQQIVAILDEYVRPAVEGDGGNIVFQSFENGRVNVVLQGACSGCPSSTITLKAGIETLLKRMVPQVEEVVAVAG
- the gcvH gene encoding glycine cleavage system protein GcvH, yielding MNFPEELKYTKDHEWVRLEGDFAYVGITDFAQSELGDIVYVDINTVGDQVEAGAVFGTVEAVKTVSDLFMPVSAQVLEVNPLLDAKPELVNSDPYGDGWMIRIDVKGGINGNDLLSAGEYKALIGH
- a CDS encoding T9SS type A sorting domain-containing protein is translated as MKKIYTLVLALVAGGSTFAQDGVKPLMNNMGNTTYLSNPIIGQPKSIASGEDTLGLSDFVDAFNANEVGLNGVIGGGYVFGSSHTEGVVQGQNFYQDNVGVCRIYPAFNAPYYINGVMMIVPFKYSANGATSTSKLVISAYSLADNKALYSSSSTAADTTGPNTLLGSVDIPYLEIDTTIPQIVSFDTDPYVENDFAIVADFQTFATNGDSIAFPADQTSNGLGNNLIKIQQGLVGGNPLLTAWVYGGAIFQSYTEKDLALFPIVSDAPTAIAKPGFLDGLRMTQTYPNPAVDKATISIELQNAAKNVSLTVMDMSGKTLSTQAMENLAAGSHNFELNVSNLVSGNYLYMLRADGHVMVKKMSIVK
- a CDS encoding PKD domain-containing protein gives rise to the protein MLLNRILPLVLLFILQLGFAQGQNFPVGHRTITYNDPSRTGGTGSGGGPGRQIQTELYYPGASAGNNVAVAFGSFPVVVFGHGFQMSYDVYSPIYDSLAARGYIVCMATTEGGLLPTHTEFAKDLAIILDKTLAFNTDVNSPFYGRVNGKGAIGGHSMGGGCSFLSAQYTNNETAIFNFAAAETNPSAIAQCSTTVSAPLLVIAGSYDVVAPPADNQDPMYAAALSACKTYFNITGGYHCQFSNISTQCQFGEGTLFPPSGGPSRNTQLQLTRAVLIPFLDFWLKGVCAQWTNLMTIYNSSSAYTVQQTCNVDFPSTATITPSGPLVLCPGNSANLSVNAGNYQAAWSNGQTNSTISVNSAGNYSVTLTGSNNCSATSAPVSVSISQPNATITPSGPTTFCEGDSIILSAPANASYAWNNGSTTQAITVAQSGNYSVLVTNANNCQANSQNISVTVLDSLSPSISNPENFTICGSSPIRLFLPDSSTYSSIAWSTIQTGGSISVSNPGTYCAQVNNNQGCGGSVCVQVVQESLPSSSFLVSADTIIQVGQTVNFSVEFPDPNTSYTWDFGDGTIGINSLEQHSYSAVGSYVYCLTATSANGNCNSTTCDTLAVDQTIGIPVSDLRSLTLFPNPLEQGEELSVKTTRAAEMRILDSSGRENLSFSLNPGENRIELSYLSRGLYLISFLDQHYKLLIR
- a CDS encoding DinB family protein, translating into MKQQELLKQLSEKHLDFHSLVSNLKQQEFEFQVGEKWSAAQQFDHIIKSVDALLLVFKLPRFVPKLLFGKANRPSRTYEQVVEKYHKALESGGKAGKAFTPPVIPFSRQSELLSKYKKVVDSLCSGVSKMNETELDNLVIPHPLLGKMTMREMLYFTLYHVQHHHQGVANQLQK